The region CCTATTTCTCATAATGACTTTATAGCTCATAATGTGGCTTTAAGCTGCACATTTGCTGATCATTCACGatgatctgttttattttttactctgaaACAGAAAGTTGCCTTATCGTTGTTCCCATTTGACTCGTGGCTATGAATCTTTTGGTTTTCCACGGTTCTGAACTTGATTTTCTTCTTTAATAATTTCTGAATGATTGGATCAAGTTCACTTAAAGTTTTATCTTTGGCTTCTATTTAATCGAGGTATTCATAGAATATACAtaacacattatttattataaccTTTATAAAGCATTATGTATAACTCCTAAACTTTattattgtttactcaccctcatttaatTTCGGAGCCCATATCATATCTTTCTTGTGTGGAACacaacatttacatatatttggcATAGATTAAGCTTGaatgaactgcatttttaaaatctcaactCTGTCGTCTCTTTCCTCTTTGCTGATCTCACCTCTGAAATCTGGAAGTGGATTCCCGTTCTCACGCTGATTTTTCAGTCTCATTTCTCTCTAGTTCACAGAGTACACATTTGTTTCATGGGAACGAACATCTACAAATATAAGAGATTAACTGAACACGCAGTGATTTAAGCCTCGTGTGTTTGTTGATCCTACAAAATACACAAACCAGACAAACTTTTTCTAAGCGTATGTTTACTggagttttatttatgtttttataaatctgaaattaTGATATGGCTTTGTGTAATTATTAAATGGCAAAGGCTgtgttttgattaattaaatatatacgtGCTGCATTTTTCAGTGTTCCTTTAAACACAAGCCGCTGATGGTCGGGTGTTTTCTGTGTCTAAGAGTGACTTGATTCAAGTGTAAAAGCTTCACAAACTTGTAATGAGAAGCTCCTTAtaaactattgtaaaaaaaaaaaaaaagaaaaaaaaaagaagagattaAAGGTCTCCTTGCAGGTTCCTGCCAGCTTGAGGATTTAATTGAAAAGAAAGTAATTAAGATTTCTATActtattagtattgtaattttacatttatactgtaaaatattattaatattattatgaaatgctattatttattttagagtgaaatattctaattatacatacattcatacatacattaatattttagttaaaaaaatgtattatatttttcttaaatgtcatttaaattattaaatacaattaaaattattatatttatattattatacagttttGAGAAAGTATTAGTGAAATCAAAGTTTAattagaaatattacaattataatttcttatttttatattttatgtaataagaataattattataattctatttttcttaaatagtttaaatactcatttacagtgaaattacaatttttgttacttttgaacaatgtaattacaatttaaatattttttttttaactatttttaacattttatataaaatcaatataaatCACGGGAccctttttaaatgcagttttcaatcattttaaataatttagattattataattatattattttcttaaatatctgtTGTAATTTCTTATAttgtttaatagtttttattcaaTAAACTTAATCATAAGTCATATTGATGTATAATCCCAAATTGTGCGGACCTATAAACAAGCTTTTTTAAATGCCATCACAGTTTTTATTACAGAAAtcgcggtaacactttagtatagggtccaattcacactaataactagttgcttattagcatgtctattattaacatattagctgtttattagtttttataaacttatgacatccataatcctacccaataccctaaacttaacaactatcttataaactattaataagcagcaaataaggagttaattgaggcaaaagtcatagttaatggttagttaatagagAGAACTGGACccttaaataaagtgtgaccgaaatcGGAAATCGCGTGTGAACTGCTTGTCCACAGATGCAAACAGATTCAACTTGTATAAAAGCTCCAATCAAgcgttttaaatgttttcctgaTGAAATCTAGCAGCCCCTTCACAGAGTGTTGTCTTGTGTCTCTGCAGGAGCCGAGGGCTGCATGGGTCCAGTGGTCATGCCCCCAGGGAAGAAGGCGGAGGGCCCCAGCAGCGGGAGCGTGGCACGGGGTCTGAGTCAGCTCTACCAGGACACCGAGGCAGCTGACCTCTCTCTGGCCCTGTCTGCCTCCCTCAGCCGGGCCGAGGACGAGGAGCTGACCAGCCTCAGCTGGCTGCACGAGAGCACGGATCTCCTGACCAGTCTGGGTCACTCGGGCCTGCGCAGCGTCAGCCCCCTGCAGGACGCTAACGGAGGCCGCGAGCCCTCCTCCTCGCCGTCGTCCTCCCCTGAGCCCAGCGAGCCACCGTACCACCTGTCCACGGGGCCCAGCCGCAAACCGCCCTACTCCTTCAGCTGCCTCATCTTCATGGCAATAGAGGACGCTCCCTCCAAGCGACTTCCTGTCAAAGACATCTACGGCTGGATACTGGAGCACTTCCCCTACTTCGCTAGCGCCCCCACTGGCTGGAAGAACTCAGTGCGTCATAATCTGTCGCTAAACAAATGCTTCAAAAAGGTGGATAAGGATCGCAGTCAGGTGAGGCTTGTGATCTAACACATGCAGTTGTTTTATTAGAACGCACACTTTCATCTTCCTGAGGGATTTTCCCGTAATAGTTTATCATCCTGAtggcttttaaaaactttttacccAGAGGCGTTCACATGTTCTTGAACGCTTTTCCTATTCAGTTGCAGTCTTTTGGgcttataatgaaaaaaaaaaactattattattatttacaacttTACAACAATCTATTATTCGTACTCACGCTGGTTTTGTACAAACTTTTATACCAACTTCAGTAAATGTtccaatttaattattttgaaaatgtcaaGTTGTATGATGTTAATAATGCTTATGCACATTGAATATATAATCAAAATGAATTCCAagaaagtttttaaataaatatatatatatatatttttttttaagtttgttttcaaaGGTTTTTAAAATCTTAATAGCAGTAAAGCAGttttgttcaaatatttttatctattatttatttattattttatcttttttttatattaagagTTTACGTCCAACTACTTAATAATTgtgttcttatttttttacattacattgtttacattgtctcccaccaaaaaaaaaaaattctctgtatttatgaattgtttttagcatttttttaaataaattaataaataggaCTGAACAAATGAGCAACCTATCAAAGCAGTATTAACCTTAAATCAAAGTCCAAACTGAGTTTATGACAGATTAGTTCTAAGTGCCAGCTTATTCAACAGAGGCCTATTATATTATGGTTtgtttttaagagattttatgaATGTGGGCTGTGGACATGTAAACAAGTCCATGATTATAATCACAATATAGTACAACAGTAATCAATGCGTGACTATAATCAAAATGCAATCATGCTCTTTGTTTATATATGGCAGTAATTGATCAAATCATCTGCTGACATCAAAACAGATGAAAAGATTAACAAATCACACCATTTGCTCTGGCAGAGtgtgtttgcattattattatgtgtgtgtgtgtgcataagagTGTGTTTGTACCTGTCTAAGCCATCATCCTGTCATTTGGTTCTTAACTACGACCAAAAGAGTTTTCCATGTATATGTATTCCCATAACAACCGAGCTGTAGTTGACATGAAAAGCATGCTGTTTCTGTAGCAACAGCAAAACTGATTGGCTGCGTTGCTATGTTTGTgagaagatctgtgtgtgtgtgtgtgtgtgtgtgtgtgtgtgtgtgtgtgtgtgggtaaaaTGTGGGAAGTGGTATGAAGCACAGTGATCTGTCTCGGTGGGTAAAGCTTTAGGTTTCTTGACCAGTTGTATTACATTTCACTGAGTACAAAATCAAGTAAATCTCTGGCAGACGACCAAACTAATCTGAAATTGACGTGTTTATACAACCCTTCTAATAAGACTGTGATATAAAGGCAATATAGGCTAGGATATATATATAGGTTGTGTTATGTAGGGAATTAACtgaattacatttgaatgtatatgtgtttaatttagtttcattttcCACTCTGATTGGAAAAGGgaactgatttttctttttctttttgctaaTCTCAGAGATTTTCTACTGAAGATATGTTTGCCTCTGAATATAGTTAATTCATTAAAAGCCtcttttgatttgtttaaaaatggaATTCAACCCCACACACAGCTCAGAAGGGTTTTTAAAGGAGAAGGGTAAACTAGTGAGTTAACTGCAGACTAAGTGTAATGATTCACAGTGTGTTACTCAATAGCAGATGTTTAGACACTGAATGCTGTGGCAGATCAGTCCCAGCTTTCTCACAAGCCTCAGTCTTCAAAGTTCCAGCCAATGATATCAAATGTCTCTGCGCTCCACTCCAATTGAATTGTGCTTGAGTTCTAATCAAATGCAACACAGTGTGTGTCTTGTGTTTCAGAGGGAATCATATTTTACACTAGTCAACACTATTTTAAGTCCACTTGCAATGTTAGTCAAAGTTGCTTAAgccaaaatttaatttaacatgacTGTTTTTACCCTCTGTTTGACACTTTTAAAGCATCCTGCTTTTTGTTTCTGTACCTTTTAATTATTCTATATGTAAATGTTATAATTACTAACCCAAGGGTGTCTATCATACAtggaaaaaacattttgtaaacgtTCCCAATCGTGTTAGTTTAGTTGGCACTTGACCCTCCAGAAACGGGCTCATGGAAACTCATTCTTCATCCAGGATTTTTTGAGCCAATCACGTGAGCCGTAAAAAGCCATGTGGCTAAACACGCCGAAGCTGCAAAACTGTGTTGTGAGAAGAACACTGTTTGGCTGATGGCACAAAAATAATGTACACAGTCCCAAACCCTTGAAGGGGTGACTGTCTGTTATATACTTTTAAAGATATTGGCAAAAACATCTGCtttcatttaattaatgatttGCTTTTTTCTATTTTGTAACAATGCATAGCAAATTTTGAATCACCGTAGATGGAGATGCTTGACCCCTCTCTTTGTGCAGTTGTACTTCACACTAGCAGTAATCTGGGACAACCTAAATACTGAATAAGCATTAATATATGTTAGGTGTCATATATAAATGAGGTTGTGTCAATGGAACCATGAAGATTTCCAAATAAACCATCATTTTGGCTTCATTTCCAAAAATGGTGGAAAATCCAGTTTTccatgatatgacccctttaacatccatgaaaacgtgtgtatattttataagcCAAGAGTAGAAACCTTCTCTTGACAGAAATCTGCTTTCCTCATTCACTACGGTTTGGAAAGATTAGCACTAGGTCTGTGCTAATTGTCTCCATGTAGACTGAGATATTCGTGCCAAACCAGACAGCCAGCCGTCCCTCTCTTCTACTTGTTGCCTTGGAGACCAGCGAAACCGCAGGTGCATGTCTGCTCCTCCTCTGACTCCTGCAGAGAAGGGTCGTGCGGTTCTGGCAGGCAGGTGAGCCGGAGCCGTACCCGGATGCCGTACCGGAGCCGGTGAATGATGCACATCAGTCTGTGAGGTTGTTTTGCAGTCGTGTTGATAGCTAATTGAGGGCAGATGGGAGACTGGTGGGGAAGTTATGAATGAAGTCATGGGGAGTGTATTTTAATTACCGTGCACCCCGGGTGGAGATGGCACACTGGGCCAATGGCTCCTCTAGCAGTAcgaaacacacatatacagaaatataaacaaacacacacagaaatgtgaAATAAAGTTGCTTCCCCCAACCATTTGGCAATTGCTAGTTTGTCGGCACGTCTAATCAAACCTTTCCCTTAATTGCCTTGTGTGGTGTGTCAGTAAACACTGTGGATCATTACTATAGCGACTGCTCTGTAACTACCATAATATCAGAGTGCTTTCATCATCCCGTCTCACTTATTTTTGTCCTTAATACGAGAGCCGAGATCAAAGCCGCACGAGTTGAATTCCATGCCTTGTGTGAGTTGTGTTTTTTTGGTAAAGTGAAACGTGGCTCTGGAAGCCCCTGATGGAGGGCAGACAGCTTAATTAGGTGGAGAACGGCTCCTTTGATCTAACAATATATGTCAGTGCTGCCTGTTGAGGCGGTTTTAAAGGTGTCTCTGTGTTCACTAGACAACAAGGGTCGCGAGTGCTAGGTCTAATCCTCCACCCCGCTTTTCTGTTTCCTCAATACTTCGCAAATATGTACTCTTAGATAATGtacaatttatttcaaaatacatgcCATTACTTTGAAGGTTCTTGAGAACATCAGGCTAATCTACGTTTAGAGTAGGGCTCTTTAACACCAGtgctggagggccggtgtcctgcagacaTAAGTCTGAAAAGCCCTGATTTAGAGGTGTGATTCTTTCTAGGGCTGCTTGAGGTCCCGTGTTCCTATCCTGGACGAGACCCCAGTTTGTCTGCGTTTAGAGAGGCTGTTTACAATTTTGTTTGTCTCTCTTATTAAATAACACGTTTCAGATAGGAAATAGCTTTGTGAACTGAAGTGAGTGTGTCAGAGAAGAGAGACTGTGCTGTGGGTCCTGGATTAAGTGAAAGTGTAGCCAAGTATTGTGTCTCATGCTTGGAATATGTGCTtcgcatttaacccatccaagtgcacgcacacacagctGTGAGGAGTGAACAAACACCCACCCGGAGCAGTGgccagtgcccggggagcagttggggttttggtggcttgctcaagggtctcGCCACAGGTAGTggtattgagagtggaagagagtgctgtacattcactccccccacctattATCCCTGTGACCTTTGGGTTTGGGTTAAAAGTCCAACtccctaaccattaggccacgattgCCCCCAACACAGAGCAAGCCAACCATGAGGGCTTTTATACATCAGGTTAACACTgacatatagacggtttcatcgggcgcacgcgcctggacctaagttaacttccggtctgtgttgtgtatatcagtctggctgcagtgccatctacaaacgcagttaaaggcaaggtgatgagtagactgaagttgggctcaggtggttgtgctgcgggatgtgtttcccatacatttatttatttttggagactcgccacaattttaaaactgatcgatttttcaaaaaggcttcgttaaataaacacgagtaacgtaacattacgtaacgtactgcacgtttaataataataataattccttacatttatgtttaaatatcaaaacgaggcacagttgtttttatatcgctgtatttctgaaggagggcttgcatgttatatgcctgataaagcagcgtgtgagcgtaccagctctgcttcgttaacagctgttactggggaaacctctatttctcgcactttatgtctatgctttaaaacatctcctgctggcaaagaatgaatttgcattttcatcaagtccgcctgatccacacagaaaacacattttgtttgttatcaaaaaatatctactctagagggacttggctgttgttattgattctatttggagtctaccggaagttaggtccacaaaagcgctcacgcgcattaacgtttgtttatgttgatgccgttgaaaccgtctataatacCTGTGGTTTAGAGCAGGGGTTGCCAATTCTGATAGTGAAGGGATACCTTTCTGCAGACTTCAGGTACTTGTTATATTCATGTGACCCTGAGTCCCTTGATtaactggttcaggtgtgtttgattagggttggagctaaactcagcagCATGTTAGCCCTTGAGAAGCAGTGGTTGAATACCCTTGgtttagagcagtggttttctACCACTTTCTTGGATCCCtaacactgcacattttacatgtctccttaatcaaacacacctgattcagaacatcagctcattagtagtggctccaagacctgaaattggtgtgtcagacaaaggagagGTATTCAGTGTGCTGTTGGGGGGGCTCAAGGAACATGGTTGAGATCCACTGGTTTAGAGCACATCTGTCAGACTCCGGTCCTGGAAGGGCAGTGTCCTGTAGAATGtggctccaaccagctccaaaatACCTGCCTATAAGTTTTTAATAATCCTGAAGGTCTAGGTTTAGGTGTGTGTGATTAGGGTTGTAGCTAAACTCTGcgggacagtggccctccaggaactaaATTCTGGTTTAGAGGTATGATTCTTTCTTTGGCTCTGTGAGGTCCCTGGTTCCTATCCTGGATGAACCCccaatttattgtgtttttacagAAGGGCTTGGCAACTCTGGCCCTTAAAGTCCACTTCACCCTAGGGGGTGAACATTAGCTCCAATCcagatcaaactcacctgcctatAGCTTTCTAGTTATCCTAAAGAGTTTGATTGGCTTGcctaggtgtgtttgattagagttgcAACTAAACTATGCTGGAAAGTGGATCTGGAGGGTCCAAGTCGCCCACTTTTGCTGCACAGAACCTCACAATATTATTAATCTTAATAAAGATGCTGAATGATTGAAGATGTAAAATGACAGTAATTTGTCTTTTCTGTATTTTAGAGTATAGGAAAGGGTTCACTCTGGTCTATTGATCCTGACTACAGACACAATCTGATTCAGGCACTAAAGAAGACTCCATATCATCCGTATTCCCCTCGGCTTCCAAAACCTTCTACCTCCCCATCTGCCTCTCCTCAGCAATACCACAGGTAACGCCTGAATTTCTCACTTTTTTAGCcgtccatttcttttactttttcctctcttttcttttcttccgcACCTACCAGTTATtgctttttttcctcttcatcGGGTTGTTTTCTCCTGGTACTTTGATTCACACTTTCCATTTTGTGTGACCCTGAAAATCATAGTCCAGCCTTTTCCATTTCTGAAAGAGAGAGCATGTGCACAAAACCTTGTCTTGGTGTTGAATAACAAAATGTGACTGAGAGGACGTTAACTTCACTATGCTATGAATAATTTTGCCAGTAAAAGAGTCTTGGATTAAACAAATCTGCTCTGCCTTTAAGACAGAGAAAGATAAGAAGAACGAACGGAGCAGAGATCGTAGATAAGCCTTTCTTTGGTGGACTCTCTTATGATCTTCCTGTGAAGAACGCATTGATCCAGTGTGTGAGGGTTTTGGGTCAGTTCCTCACTCATTCGTGAACACCCTGTCAGCCACTGGACATGGTCCTTTGGGGAATCTGTGGGATGTGAAGAAATGGCACACGCTTGCCCTTCCTGGGTTGTTTCTTCTCTGCTGTTGCTGTGACGACCACAGTACCTCCATGGCAACACATGCATAAGACAGGTGGAACAGTAGCACAAAGCTATTTGTCtggcaaaagaagaaaaaaataacagagaTAGGACCGACAGTTAGTGCTAAGAAATACAATATAGGTTAGCAACACTAAACTCCATAGCAACAGAAGATGTCGGGAGCCTGGCTTCTTGCTTTTCTCCCTGATTTGTTTCTCTACTTCCTCTTGTGGGATGAAGGAACTCCTCTCAGTAGTTTGCGGTCTCCAGTTCTCTTTTAGGAAATGAAGGTCACTTACAGTCAATTAAACAGTTGTTCTGTTTACAAACCCAAAGCTTTTTAGAAAgaatttttgtcctttttttaaaaaaaagaagtgccTTTTTTAACCAATTGCAGTCTTGGAGCCAAAAAAGTCGACATTGTTCAAACCTGATACTCCAAACGTATTCTCTGTTGCTCTTATAAATGCTATTATCAGTAAGTTTTCACAGCTTAAGGTTTTAGGTTAActcatcaaaataattaatttcagcttgttttttttttttattacattttttagtcagtttaatgtaatttaagttgAAATGACTTATACAACCAAGTTGATTATACTTAAAAATCTAAGGCCACAACTAAAGTGTTTGTTGGCATAGGTGGATTGATAGCTTAAATGTTTTTAGGTGGACTTTGGATGGTCCAGGCTAGTTTAGAAAGTTGATTTAATAAAAGTTACGATGTAACATATAGTGACAGATCCTTTCTCCATATTGTGGAGAACTACATATATAGGGgtgtattaggggtgtaacggtacatgtATTCAACACgtacaatacaatatttatacttcatgttgagcataaatataaagcctactgataaaggacaccgtcaacagtattgacaaattgttaaaaaaaaataataaacaacctgcagtttattgtttgcatttctttcccttactgtaccgaaaattaaccgaaccgtgactttaaaaccgaggtacgtaccgaaccgtgatttttgcgtactgttacacccctaatatatatatatatatatatatatatatatatatatatatatatatatatatatatatatatatatatatatatatatatatatatatataattaaacctGTGCATGGATTATTCAAAATAAGACCAATAGCGTGCATTTAGAAAATCGATTGGGTAAATTTCCATTTTATGCTGAATTTAATGTGTATGAGTGGCAATGCTTTAATTACTGTATGGTTGTTGAAATTGATATTTAATACCTATTGCTTTAATCTGTCCATTGGAACTGCAATAAGAACCACTCACACTCAACAAAAAGATTTTTATAACTAATTAAATTTGAGCTTATTATTAATTTGCTGATCATATCAGACCTACAAAACCCCAGGGTCGACAGTGGGGTAATGAGATAAGATATATGTGATGTTAGACTACCTGTCTGTGAACCCCAACACCCTCAACTGATCCTATCACTTAAAAAAGTGATGCCCATGGTCCAATGAGTTTGAGCCAGGATCTGATTTCGGGACTGAAGGAGCGAGTCGATCTAAGTTAAAGGATAATATGGACTGTTATTGGAAGTACAAGCCATTTGGATCCATTGCTTTGTGCGGTCTTTAACGAGTAATCATGGTAAATAATGGGATTTCCAAACCTCGCCCGAAAGTCTGTACTTGTTCAGTTAGTCTCCAGTTTGCATTCCACACCATCatatctcatatatatatttagattttcctCCCCTGCTTTTATCTGACTTTGAATAGGATTTCAGAAGTTGATTATACAAAAGTGTTTTTCATTATGCGATTTTATCACTCAATGCTTTTCACAGTATCTGGATTTCCGCTCTAACATTCTCGCTCTGTGTATATGTTCTTCAGTCCTCCACTATGGCCAGGAAGTCCACTCTTCAGAAAGAATGGTGGAGTGCTCTTACAAGGTAAAAGCCCTGTTTTTTGTCGTTTCTCCATATTCCATTATAGAAACAGTTTTTTGGGTTTTAGTGCCTTTATTGGCTTTGAAACCATCTATATGCTAGTGTATTCctctaatatatttttacataaggtttctattttaaaatgcaatttattcctgtaattttAAAGCTGAAATTTTCAGcacattactacagtcttcagtgtctccaAAGCTTCCAGTTTTAATAGGAACTGTCTAAACTGTGCCTGTCAGAAGTGATTTCATGTACTTTGCTAGAGATCCTTGATTTTGATTTATAAAAAACCCTCTTTATCGCAGAAATAGCTGCTGTGCGCCTACAGATTACCTTTGTAATATCTTGGGAATcactcatttgttttttttttatcactgattCTTTCATTTCCCACAACTGctctttcatctctctctctcagtccatctgtttgtctctctctctctttctctccctgtgGGTGTCCCGGCCGTTTAAATGTCCATTCGATTCCAATCAGGGCGCTCTCCTTCCACTCCAGCGCGAGCAGTTCAGTGGAAGGAAATGGATACATTATCTGTCTGTAGTGGCTCCTCTCTCCTTCTCGTCTGCTCTTGATAATGGAATAATGGAGGCAGAGCTGCTTGTGGAAAGTGTCTGAGCAGGGCTATTGACGTTTGAGTGATGTGAATGTCTTGATGGAGGTCTACATAAAAGCAAAGAGCTCCGAGTGTATGTGTGTCAAGTGCTGGACTGGACAGTCTTAGCTCAAGGCCGCTTCACTTAAGCTTGCTACCAGCCAGAGTCGTAGTGCTTACAGTTCGTGAGTGGCTGGACGACTGTGAAGGCTGTCTAGTGTCCTTTTGCCGTGTCTCTTAAAGCAATAGTTTACACAAAACGTGCTCACAGTGAGGGGGTTAGCTGGAGAATCGCTGTTTTGCCTGCCGTAAAACGGATAGCTTCAGCAGTGAATTAAATATAGCCTTGTTTGAAGAAAACAAGGGGTAATAGTTTCCTGTAAGGTGGTCAGATattttagggcagtggttctcaacctcaGTCTtttaaaggcgggcgtacacggtgcgaattcggatggtcggaagatcgtatgtccacgcacacggcacgagtgagtttatctgaaaatcgtacggacgagatgataaccgacacgattttacaacctgcgaattccagaagcaatcgcacgaagttgatagacgcgttcaacttgaagcagcgctgcacagaatgatcactgtatgacattaaagtaccgcgagagccaTAAGAGAGCACAcagatccaatgcattcgaatcgctctcgctgtactttgatgtcatacaggtgatcattctgtgcagcgctgcttcaagttgaacacgcctaatataactgctctccctctctcataactgcatataaaatatatacaggttatttttcagtaataggaaaccgggacgtttggttaccctgtgtgtgtgttcttgtatatggtttataaatatgtGAAAtgggtattacaatgtaaacatggtttgtgaggacaattcctTTGAACTCGTAAACcgaatggctttaaaaaatactatatgaaattttaaacatgcattttccgtgatggatagaggtagtgtatggggatatacagtatagaataccgttacgtctaTTGAGAGTCCCCGTAaactacgtgtgtgtgtgtgagagagagagagagagagagagagttctaaAAAGCATGGTCCACGTtactagaaacatcatacagcgcacgctgttcctgtcagagtttatcctcctggtcaatagtccacattcgccgaggcgctgccgtcttcgtctttcttcttctgtggttttcctacttcgtgattggtcaacttcagataaatcaacaaatcggctcgttcaaccgcaccaatgtcacaaattcaaaccgatagctcacaaactttttagacatgtttaaaaattattgggaggtcgggaagtgctcgtaagccactctgctcggctcgtaattcatcgcaaatgatacgagccgcgaccatacgagcatACGCGATTACCACACGATTGAAAataatcgcatgcgaactcgtacgacagccaAAATCACACCGTGTACACCCGCCTTAAGTTAAACGGAGTTGGACTCTACATTCTTTAGATAAttaatgttcttcacactaagaatgAAAAGtgattttaagaacttttcagtggAAGGttatttggggaaccaaaaatggttcctcATCAGCATCAtgataaaaacctttatttttaggagagCAGGGAGCTGTGATCGATCCATAAGGGGGTCTTAGCACAATTCCAAGGCAGCTACAAGATGGAAAAATGACAATCTTACGACATCTTATTTCCTCATTTAGCCACGTTTCCGTGGAGTTTTGGAAAAATTGAGAGAATTGTAAAAATGTGATTTCTAGACCTCAGAAAATCATGGAAATTAAGTAGTCATGGACATT is a window of Carassius auratus strain Wakin chromosome 45, ASM336829v1, whole genome shotgun sequence DNA encoding:
- the LOC113063035 gene encoding forkhead box protein N3-like, translating into MGPVVMPPGKKAEGPSSGSVARGLSQLYQDTEAADLSLALSASLSRAEDEELTSLSWLHESTDLLTSLGHSGLRSVSPLQDANGGREPSSSPSSSPEPSEPPYHLSTGPSRKPPYSFSCLIFMAIEDAPSKRLPVKDIYGWILEHFPYFASAPTGWKNSVRHNLSLNKCFKKVDKDRSQSIGKGSLWSIDPDYRHNLIQALKKTPYHPYSPRLPKPSTSPSASPQQYHSPPLWPGSPLFRKNGGVLLQVPQRVIQHGSRVAAQGLFPVIRPLPLSPVSKRTTAVRSALGDFLTRGKNSLRSDSPPPSDDQQEDHTYSSSQSLNTQGDVSSSLSSCSTQGSLSAYSPGQEVTHTEVKEEQKDFPLDATPPPSQLLQHRRLLWTKGHLRTPGDMLPLKKRRAEKLLVKEEEDEEMKEAAGSLLHLAGMRTGVNKNTQRTCKKEVKEEASD